One stretch of Flavobacterium sp. 9 DNA includes these proteins:
- a CDS encoding HopJ type III effector protein has translation MSIQAFLEKVKQTPTEITFPETIAVIEENYNFTPTAFQNGTQHNAAGENSGSCKLFSFAKLQNLNKEETLACFGAFYFEEVLGDPNGTNHQNIRNFINLGWDGVKFEGNALETK, from the coding sequence ATGAGCATACAAGCCTTTTTAGAAAAAGTAAAACAAACTCCAACCGAAATAACATTCCCTGAAACTATTGCTGTAATCGAAGAAAATTACAACTTCACGCCAACAGCTTTTCAAAACGGAACACAACATAATGCAGCCGGAGAAAACTCAGGTTCTTGTAAATTATTTTCTTTCGCGAAATTGCAAAACTTGAATAAAGAAGAAACTTTAGCTTGTTTTGGAGCTTTCTATTTTGAAGAAGTTTTAGGAGATCCAAACGGAACAAATCACCAAAACATTAGAAATTTCATCAACTTGGGTTGGGACGGAGTTAAGTTTGAAGGAAACGCTTTGGAAACAAAATAA